The following are encoded in a window of Bdellovibrio svalbardensis genomic DNA:
- a CDS encoding S1 family peptidase: MFRLLLAASLVTLVSCTPKSSGLIEKGQNSSIINGHEVKEGAPITASIVALFDTKENFICTGSLIAPNIVLTAAHCMPNRASDLKVVFANNVDSVLNAREQDILQTYVLTATDFKTYSTWKENSQVQVDRGDIALVKFKGQAPEGYKPATFLPDQSALKKGAMVTVAGYGVDLVETKDLDPKKYRGNLDEAIEFGEVICDDNKRNCMTVDMSGDGILRQTEAPISSLQQTELRLDESKAGTCSGDSGGPAYIEKDGKFYLFGITSRGSVLCDDTGVYTNALEYKQWIADTIKVLK, from the coding sequence GTGTTCCGTTTATTGTTAGCAGCAAGTTTAGTTACTTTGGTATCCTGCACACCCAAATCTTCGGGTTTGATCGAAAAGGGCCAAAATTCTTCAATTATTAATGGCCATGAAGTTAAGGAAGGCGCTCCCATCACAGCCAGTATCGTGGCGTTGTTTGATACAAAAGAGAACTTCATTTGTACCGGTTCTTTGATCGCACCAAATATCGTTTTGACAGCAGCTCATTGCATGCCAAACCGGGCTTCAGATTTGAAAGTGGTTTTCGCTAATAACGTTGATTCAGTTTTGAACGCTCGCGAACAAGACATTCTTCAAACTTATGTTTTGACAGCAACCGATTTCAAAACCTATTCAACATGGAAAGAGAATTCGCAAGTTCAAGTCGACAGAGGAGACATCGCGCTTGTGAAATTCAAAGGACAAGCTCCTGAAGGTTACAAACCTGCGACCTTCCTTCCAGACCAAAGCGCTCTTAAAAAAGGGGCGATGGTGACTGTTGCTGGTTACGGTGTGGATCTTGTTGAGACAAAAGACTTAGATCCGAAAAAATACCGTGGCAACCTCGATGAGGCGATTGAGTTCGGCGAAGTAATCTGCGACGACAATAAACGTAACTGCATGACTGTGGACATGAGTGGTGACGGCATTCTTCGTCAAACTGAAGCTCCGATTTCATCTCTTCAACAAACTGAATTGCGCTTGGATGAGAGCAAAGCGGGAACATGCAGCGGTGACTCTGGCGGTCCTGCATACATCGAAAAAGATGGTAAGTTCTATCTTTTCGGAATCACGAGCCGAGGCAGCGTGCTCTGCGATGACACGGGCGTATACACAAATGCTTTGGAATATAAGCAGTGGATCGCGGATACCATCAAGGTTTTGAAGTAG
- a CDS encoding chalcone isomerase family protein, with protein MKSVSNFLVSSALVLTCSLAQASLLKLEKGPRTVEGINISQSADAIVGDQSVHLGTVGAGVRWKKILLAKLKVYVAQLMVESPDRFIKKDKEALKSLDDSSTVAIQLTFLRTVDAPTVQNSFRDALMANKIDLSHDAVKTFLSAVKNGGDATSGNSLTILIQKHSDGTETLVYEDSTGMQTQVQSDKGLTQKILAIWLGTPSDDGVASCKSDLLSNN; from the coding sequence ATGAAATCAGTGTCCAACTTCTTGGTATCCTCTGCTCTTGTCCTGACTTGCTCACTCGCTCAGGCTTCTCTTTTAAAACTTGAAAAAGGTCCTCGCACTGTCGAGGGAATCAATATTTCCCAATCGGCTGATGCGATTGTGGGCGATCAGTCTGTCCATTTGGGAACTGTGGGTGCTGGCGTTCGTTGGAAGAAAATTCTTCTGGCGAAGTTGAAAGTCTATGTTGCGCAGCTGATGGTTGAAAGTCCCGATCGCTTTATTAAGAAAGACAAAGAGGCATTGAAATCACTTGATGACAGCAGCACAGTTGCCATTCAATTGACTTTCCTGCGGACAGTGGATGCTCCGACAGTGCAAAACTCCTTCCGTGATGCCTTGATGGCCAATAAAATTGATTTAAGTCATGATGCAGTCAAAACTTTTCTTAGCGCGGTAAAGAACGGTGGCGATGCCACTTCTGGAAATAGTTTAACAATCCTCATTCAAAAACACAGCGATGGGACTGAGACCCTGGTGTACGAAGATTCAACGGGCATGCAAACCCAAGTTCAAAGTGACAAGGGATTGACGCAGAAAATTCTGGCGATTTGGTTGGGAACTCCCAGCGATGATGGTGTGGCATCGTGCAAGTCAGATCTTCTTTCAAATAACTAG
- a CDS encoding acyl-CoA dehydrogenase family protein, which yields MKNFYQEGPSLTNTFESDEILKKFLTKVLPPDCQREALPHLAHLGQRAVTDMLDWAQEAEAQPPVHVPFDPWGRRIDDIKVSNGWKQLEKVAAEEGIVATAYERRFGAFSRVYQMALLYIYSPSSAIFSCPLAMTDGAARALELYGTPELKTRGMSHLLSKDSTSFWTAGQWMTERTGGSDVSGTSTDAHPYQGQSSFGATHTLHGTKWFTSATTSQMALTLARPAGAPAGSRGLSLFYLELRNNQGQLNNIQIHRLKDKLGTKALPTAELSLQGTPARMMGGEGEGVKRIASVLNITRIYNSMCAVGHMRRALDLAQSYSKKRTAFGKLLIDHPLHRETLRWLEEDFRHSFAFSFLVAHLLGKEEVGEISAAERTLLRTLTPVLKLYTAKKAMIVSSEVVEIFGGAGYVEDTGLPRLVRDGQVFSIWEGTTNVLALDMLRAFEKEQSLPVVMEYLKNSPAAKANQPKFMAKWTVFQELVNKLNGNSPETWESNARQLALSLGDVMGEAAVYNFEL from the coding sequence ATGAAAAACTTTTATCAAGAAGGCCCCAGCCTTACGAATACCTTCGAATCTGACGAAATCCTGAAGAAGTTTTTAACAAAGGTTCTTCCCCCGGATTGCCAAAGGGAAGCCCTGCCTCATCTCGCTCATCTTGGTCAAAGAGCGGTTACGGATATGCTCGATTGGGCCCAAGAGGCTGAGGCTCAGCCCCCTGTTCACGTTCCATTTGATCCCTGGGGCCGCCGCATCGACGATATTAAGGTCTCCAATGGCTGGAAGCAGCTTGAGAAAGTCGCAGCGGAGGAAGGGATTGTCGCCACCGCCTATGAACGCCGATTCGGAGCTTTTTCTCGCGTTTATCAAATGGCTTTACTCTATATATATTCCCCCAGCTCCGCCATTTTCTCCTGTCCCTTGGCGATGACTGACGGGGCCGCACGAGCCTTGGAGCTTTATGGAACTCCGGAGCTGAAAACCCGCGGAATGTCCCACCTGCTTTCCAAAGACTCCACAAGCTTTTGGACTGCGGGACAATGGATGACGGAGCGAACTGGCGGCTCCGATGTCAGTGGAACTTCAACGGATGCACATCCCTATCAAGGACAAAGTTCCTTTGGAGCAACCCATACTTTGCATGGAACAAAATGGTTCACATCCGCCACGACATCGCAAATGGCGCTGACTCTGGCTCGCCCCGCTGGGGCTCCAGCCGGATCGCGTGGCTTAAGCCTTTTCTATCTTGAGCTTCGCAACAACCAGGGACAACTGAACAACATCCAGATCCATCGCCTCAAAGACAAACTTGGAACTAAAGCTTTGCCAACCGCCGAGTTGAGCCTTCAGGGCACACCCGCCCGCATGATGGGTGGCGAAGGTGAAGGTGTGAAGCGCATTGCGAGCGTCTTGAATATCACACGCATTTATAATTCCATGTGCGCCGTGGGTCACATGCGCAGAGCTTTGGACCTTGCACAAAGCTACTCCAAAAAAAGAACAGCCTTTGGGAAATTGCTGATCGACCACCCTCTACACCGCGAAACATTACGTTGGCTCGAAGAGGATTTCCGACATTCTTTCGCCTTTAGTTTTTTGGTGGCACATTTGCTGGGAAAAGAAGAAGTTGGTGAAATCTCTGCAGCGGAAAGGACTTTGCTTCGCACCCTCACTCCAGTTTTAAAACTTTACACTGCAAAAAAAGCGATGATCGTTTCCAGTGAAGTTGTCGAGATATTTGGTGGTGCTGGCTATGTTGAAGATACGGGTCTGCCACGCTTAGTGCGTGACGGCCAAGTATTTTCAATCTGGGAAGGAACTACGAATGTCCTTGCACTTGATATGCTCAGGGCGTTTGAAAAAGAACAGTCTCTTCCAGTCGTGATGGAATATCTAAAAAATTCTCCGGCCGCCAAAGCGAATCAGCCAAAGTTCATGGCAAAATGGACTGTATTCCAAGAACTCGTCAACAAACTCAACGGTAACAGTCCAGAGACTTGGGAATCAAATGCTCGCCAATTGGCCTTGTCTTTGGGAGACGTTATGGGAGAAGCCGCCGTCTATAACTTTGAGTTGTAA
- a CDS encoding HTTM domain-containing protein → MKLATITKSVQDFFFKPIQVQNVALMRIGIGVILLLNWYMIWSHLGVFYSDSGLVSWETMKHYISPNVFNLYFYFPNDPRTTWLFGVINLLGAIGVFLGLFTRTSIVLTFLTLVAFHERNIFILNSADLVLRNFLFFMLFSPAGEAYSLDRWIKVKLGSASEEPVLRRPWALRLMQLQFSFIYIATVLFKMKGTYWADGTAIYIATRLDEFFRIQLSILNSMFAIKMLTWGTLLVEFALGTLIWIRELKYWVLLAGVGLHLGIELTMSIPLFEWVMIVTMLCMVDPADINKVELWLRQKMRSRNRSGVVTSPSISVL, encoded by the coding sequence ATGAAGCTCGCAACAATAACTAAATCAGTTCAAGATTTCTTTTTTAAACCGATTCAGGTTCAAAACGTCGCTTTAATGAGGATTGGGATCGGTGTTATTCTTTTACTCAATTGGTATATGATATGGAGTCACCTTGGCGTATTCTATAGTGACTCCGGCTTGGTCTCTTGGGAGACGATGAAGCATTATATCTCACCGAATGTGTTCAATCTTTATTTCTATTTTCCTAATGATCCTCGAACAACTTGGTTGTTTGGAGTAATAAACTTACTGGGTGCCATTGGCGTGTTCTTGGGGCTATTCACGCGAACGTCGATTGTATTGACCTTCCTGACGTTGGTGGCTTTCCATGAGAGAAATATTTTTATTTTGAATAGCGCGGATTTAGTTCTGAGAAATTTTCTCTTCTTTATGTTGTTCTCGCCAGCTGGTGAAGCCTATTCTTTAGATCGATGGATTAAGGTGAAGCTTGGTAGCGCGTCTGAAGAGCCAGTTCTGCGTAGGCCTTGGGCTTTGCGACTTATGCAGTTACAGTTCTCTTTCATATATATTGCGACAGTATTATTTAAAATGAAGGGAACTTACTGGGCTGATGGAACGGCAATTTACATTGCCACTCGATTGGATGAGTTTTTCCGAATACAGCTTTCGATTCTCAATAGCATGTTTGCAATAAAAATGCTTACTTGGGGTACTCTGCTCGTGGAGTTTGCTTTGGGAACTTTGATTTGGATTCGCGAATTGAAGTATTGGGTATTGCTTGCAGGAGTCGGTTTGCATTTAGGAATCGAGCTGACTATGAGTATTCCATTGTTCGAATGGGTTATGATTGTGACTATGCTTTGCATGGTTGATCCCGCGGATATTAATAAAGTTGAGTTGTGGTTGCGTCAAAAAATGAGATCAAGAAATAGATCTGGTGTAGTCACTTCTCCCTCAATTAGTGTTTTGTAA
- a CDS encoding murein L,D-transpeptidase catalytic domain family protein, with amino-acid sequence MKNKFKMLSILTVIFFNTHAFAEGLADKKINGERLYDLFKKQGVPEQALQRSLEFMDTNGGKTIKVKTKVRPKEGDAYLTDRSIDIKSDYIAIIDFSEPSDSRRLLILDLQKGTVSKHFVAHGKGSGVRIATKFSNLDGSKMSSLGFYLGGSTYFGGHGESLNLYGLEKSNDQAAARDIVVHAANYVSPEFVASSGRLGRSWGCPAVAPGIIKKMITLFKDGGVIYAYQKDLMSKIQDTPTLQEIHDQPDEADVDLPNEEEDFQKK; translated from the coding sequence ATGAAGAACAAGTTCAAAATGTTAAGCATTCTCACCGTGATTTTTTTCAACACTCACGCCTTCGCCGAAGGCTTGGCTGACAAAAAGATAAATGGCGAACGTCTTTATGATCTCTTTAAAAAACAAGGGGTGCCAGAGCAGGCTCTGCAAAGATCCCTTGAGTTTATGGACACCAATGGCGGAAAAACAATCAAAGTAAAAACCAAAGTTCGTCCCAAAGAAGGTGACGCTTACCTCACCGACAGAAGTATCGATATTAAATCGGATTATATCGCTATCATTGATTTCTCAGAGCCTTCAGATTCAAGACGCCTACTTATTCTTGATCTGCAAAAAGGTACAGTTTCCAAGCACTTTGTAGCTCACGGAAAAGGATCTGGCGTTCGTATCGCTACGAAATTCTCCAACCTCGACGGTTCTAAAATGTCATCCTTGGGATTCTACCTAGGTGGATCAACCTACTTCGGCGGCCATGGTGAGTCTTTGAACCTCTATGGTCTCGAAAAATCAAACGACCAAGCTGCAGCTCGTGACATAGTTGTACACGCAGCAAACTACGTCTCTCCAGAGTTTGTTGCAAGCAGTGGTCGCTTAGGACGCAGCTGGGGTTGCCCGGCAGTTGCCCCTGGAATTATCAAAAAAATGATTACACTCTTTAAAGACGGAGGCGTGATCTATGCCTATCAAAAAGACCTCATGAGCAAAATTCAAGATACTCCGACACTCCAGGAAATCCACGATCAACCAGACGAGGCTGACGTAGATCTTCCAAATGAAGAAGAGGATTTCCAAAAGAAATAG